Proteins encoded together in one Coffea arabica cultivar ET-39 chromosome 2c, Coffea Arabica ET-39 HiFi, whole genome shotgun sequence window:
- the LOC113727573 gene encoding F-box protein At3g56470-like gives MGGDKISERTLRYRRRSTIVVGAKKQRCIPRKKQKTEYRPWADLHEDMLRIIKSKLCLSDQVRLSAVCKSWQLSGRPLMAMAYFSKHCYSAISPDPWDDSSDRDVTFACEIYDSYGGKIHKASYNISERGWPSFFYRWPEVCASKEGWLLIVDCAHTAGTVTFCNPFSNLVLSVPRLGHQIDVATFSTIPTSSNCIIFVFYRSWGKTHLGTYRFGDKSWTKLIIAERKAAAEVLSMLYIEGVLYYVFEDGMLGCFSYSGKYCSVLTERFPKRDSKSSFVSYHLVEHREQILLATADEDANWCIFRYDESQMKWIAGISLGKWALCVSSNSFVVQAVGDQVDLADCICYFDYETHDLKVYSLKDKQLKDPQHKILTSSGTFDLKHDLTIWIEPPNI, from the coding sequence ATGGGAGGGGACAAAATTAGTGAGAGGACTTTGAGGTACAGAAGGAGGTCAACCATTGTTGTTGGAGCAAAGAAGCAGAGGTGCATCCCTAGAAAAAAGCAGAAGACTGAATACAGACCTTGGGCAGATCTTCACGAAGACATGTTGAGGATTATCAAGAGCAAGTTATGCCTTTCTGATCAAGTAAGGCTTAGTGCAGTTTGTAAAAGTTGGCAGCTTTCTGGGAGACCGCTGATGGCAATGGCCTATTTCTCTAAGCATTGCTATTCTGCAATCTCGCCGGATCCATGGGATGACTCATCTGATCGAGATGTTACCTTTGCATGCGAGATTTATGACTCTTATGGTGGAAAGATTCACAAGGCTAGTTATAATATATCAGAAAGAGGTTGGCCTTCTTTTTTCTACCGATGGCCAGAGGTTTGTGCTTCCAAAGAGGGCTGGTTGCTTATAGTGGACTGTGCACACACTGCTGGAACTGTCACCTTTTGTAACCCTTTTTCCAACCTTGTTTTATCAGTACCCAGATTGGGACATCAGATAGATGTGGCAACTTTCTCTACAATCCCTACTTCGTCGAACTGCataatctttgttttctatCGTAGTTGGGGCAAGACACACCTTGGTACTTACCGTTTTGGTGATAAAAGTTGGACCAAACTAATAATTGCCGAGAGAAAAGCTGCAGCAGAAGTATTGAGCATGTTATACATTGAGGGGGTACTCTATTATGTTTTTGAGGATGGAATGTTGGGCTGCTTTAGTTATTCCGGGAAATATTGCAGTGTACTTACTGAAAGGTTTCCCAAACGCGATTCTAAAAGCTCCTTTGTTAGCTATCACCTGGTTGAACACAGGGAACAGATTCTCTTGGCAACCGCAGATGAGGACGCCAATTGGTGTATTTTCAGATATGATGAGTCTCAGATGAAATGGATTGCTGGGATAAGCTTAGGAAAGTGGGCATTATGCGTAAGTAGTAATTCGTTTGTAGTACAAGCTGTTGGGGATCAAGTTGACCTTGCAGACTGTATTTGCTACTTTGACTATGAAACCCATGACTTGAAGGTGTACTCGTTAAAGGATAAGCAATTGAAGGATCCGCAGCATAAAATACTGACATCTAGCGGTACTTTCGACCTCAAACATGACCTTACAATCTGGATTGAGCCTCCTAATATTTGA
- the LOC113727574 gene encoding sodium/hydrogen exchanger 1-like isoform X2 yields MSSMVQTLSSMANAILDQPTVIAVTVFVALLCACIVIGHLVEENRWANESIAALLLGLASGAVVLLVRKGQSSQVLVFNEDLFFIYLLPPIIFNAGFQVKKKRFFKNFSVILLFGIFGTIISFCLITLGAFLLFKKIGITSLTMKDCLAIGAILSATDSVCTLQVLSQEQTPFLYSAVFGEGVVNDATSIVLFNAVQSIDISDIDGLTALKLLGNFLYLFFTSTILGIAVGLLSAFGIKTLYFGRHSTDREVAIMMLLAYLSYMVAELLSLSGILTIFFCGIVMSHYTWHNVTESSRVTTKHAFATLSFIAETFIFIYVGMDALDITKWKESNASAGTSIIVSLALFALVLVGRAAFVYPISCILNCTKQGSEEIEIKKQFIIWWAGLIRGAVTIALAYNQFSSSGTKSANVDSMMITCIIIVVLFSTVVFGSVTKPLIQAVLLNNANPLTSRENDFVSLEDLRLLSLENGGPVDNGNNQSAPRRSKLQLFIRHPTSTVHHLWRKFDDKFMRPVFGGRGFVPFVPGSPRSTAGETSDLNNSN; encoded by the exons ATGTCCAGCATGGTGCAAACTTTATCTTCCATGGCCAACGCCATACTTGACCAACCAACTGTTATAGCTGTTACTGTATTTGTGGCTCTCCTCTGTGCATGCATAGTAATCGGTCACCTGGTGGAAGAGAATCGATGGGCTAATGAATCAATAGCTGCCCTTCTGCTG GGATTGGCTTCTGGAGCTGTGGTATTGCTTGTCAGAAAAGGCCAAAGTTCACAAGTGTTGGTTTTCAATGAGGATTTATTCTTCATATATCTGTTGCCCCCAATCATTTTCAATGCTGG TTTCCAGGTCAAGAAAaaacgatttttcaaaaatttctcgGTGATATTGTTGTTTGGGATATTCGGAACAATCATATCTTTCTGCCTTATAACTCTGG GTGCCTTTCTACTGTTTAAAAAGATTGGTATAACATCCTTGACTATGAAAGATTGTCTAG CTATTGGTGCAATATTGTCGGCAACAGATTCAGTATGTACATTGCAG GTCCTCAGTCAAGAGCAAACACCCTTCCTTTACAGTGCTGTCTTTGGTGAGGGGGTGGTGAATGATGCAACCTCCATTGTACTTTTCAACGCAGTCCAGTCAATTGACATCAGTGATATTGATGGCTTGACAGCATTAAAGTTGCTGGGAAACTTCTTATACCTCTTCTTCACGAGTACTATTCTGGGTATTGCT GTGGGACTCTTGAGTGCTTTTGGGATAAAGACACTGTACTTTGGGAG GCATTCAACGGATAGAGAAGTTGCAATCATGATGCTCTTGGCATATCTATCATATATGGTGGCTGAG CTGTTGTCGCTAAGTGGAATTCTGACAATTTTCTTCTGTGGTATTGTCATGTCACATTACACATGGCACAACGTAACTGAAAGCTCTCGTGTAACAACCAA GCACGCATTTGCCACACTATCTTTCATAGCAGAAACTTTTATATTCATTTACGTGGGAATGGATGCATTGGACATCACAAAGTGGAAAGAAAGCAATGCGAG TGCAGGAACTTCAATTATTGTTAGTTTGGCTTTGTTTGCACTCGTATTGGTAGGAAGAGCTGCCTTTGTTTATCCTATTTCTTGCATTCTAAATTGCACTAAACAAGGCAGTGAAGAGATTGAGATAAAGAAGCAG TTCATTATATGGTGGGCAGGGCTAATAAGAGGTGCAGTCACTATTGCTTTAGCCTACAACCAG TTCTCATCGTCTGGGACAAAATCAGCAAATGTGGACTCTATGATGATTACTTGCATCATCATTGTTGTACTATTTAGCACAGTG GTTTTTGGTTCCGTGACAAAGCCTCTGATTCAAGCAGTGCTACTAAACAATGCAAACCCATTGACTTCTAGGGAAAATGATTTTGTAAGTTTAGAAGACCTGAGACTCTTGTCTCTGGAAAATGGAGGGCCAGTAGATAATGGCAACAACCAATCAGCCCCAAGACGAAGTAAACTCCAATTGTTCATCAGACATCCAACATCAACTGTTCATCACCTTTGGAGGAAATTTGATGATAAATTCATGAGACCAGTTTTCGGTGGACGAGGCTTTGTTCCTTTTGTTCCTGGTTCACCAAGAAGTACAGCAGGAGAAACCTCCGATTTAAACAACTCAAACTGA
- the LOC113727574 gene encoding sodium/hydrogen exchanger 1-like isoform X1 has product MSSMVQTLSSMANAILDQPTVIAVTVFVALLCACIVIGHLVEENRWANESIAALLLGLASGAVVLLVRKGQSSQVLVFNEDLFFIYLLPPIIFNAGFQVKKKRFFKNFSVILLFGIFGTIISFCLITLGAFLLFKKIGITSLTMKDCLGNKNRQIKISSKAIYIQVLSQEQTPFLYSAVFGEGVVNDATSIVLFNAVQSIDISDIDGLTALKLLGNFLYLFFTSTILGIAVGLLSAFGIKTLYFGRHSTDREVAIMMLLAYLSYMVAELLSLSGILTIFFCGIVMSHYTWHNVTESSRVTTKHAFATLSFIAETFIFIYVGMDALDITKWKESNASAGTSIIVSLALFALVLVGRAAFVYPISCILNCTKQGSEEIEIKKQFIIWWAGLIRGAVTIALAYNQFSSSGTKSANVDSMMITCIIIVVLFSTVVFGSVTKPLIQAVLLNNANPLTSRENDFVSLEDLRLLSLENGGPVDNGNNQSAPRRSKLQLFIRHPTSTVHHLWRKFDDKFMRPVFGGRGFVPFVPGSPRSTAGETSDLNNSN; this is encoded by the exons ATGTCCAGCATGGTGCAAACTTTATCTTCCATGGCCAACGCCATACTTGACCAACCAACTGTTATAGCTGTTACTGTATTTGTGGCTCTCCTCTGTGCATGCATAGTAATCGGTCACCTGGTGGAAGAGAATCGATGGGCTAATGAATCAATAGCTGCCCTTCTGCTG GGATTGGCTTCTGGAGCTGTGGTATTGCTTGTCAGAAAAGGCCAAAGTTCACAAGTGTTGGTTTTCAATGAGGATTTATTCTTCATATATCTGTTGCCCCCAATCATTTTCAATGCTGG TTTCCAGGTCAAGAAAaaacgatttttcaaaaatttctcgGTGATATTGTTGTTTGGGATATTCGGAACAATCATATCTTTCTGCCTTATAACTCTGG GTGCCTTTCTACTGTTTAAAAAGATTGGTATAACATCCTTGACTATGAAAGATTGTCTAGGTAACAAAAACAGACAAATAAAGATTTCATCAAAGGCCATCTATATTCAG GTCCTCAGTCAAGAGCAAACACCCTTCCTTTACAGTGCTGTCTTTGGTGAGGGGGTGGTGAATGATGCAACCTCCATTGTACTTTTCAACGCAGTCCAGTCAATTGACATCAGTGATATTGATGGCTTGACAGCATTAAAGTTGCTGGGAAACTTCTTATACCTCTTCTTCACGAGTACTATTCTGGGTATTGCT GTGGGACTCTTGAGTGCTTTTGGGATAAAGACACTGTACTTTGGGAG GCATTCAACGGATAGAGAAGTTGCAATCATGATGCTCTTGGCATATCTATCATATATGGTGGCTGAG CTGTTGTCGCTAAGTGGAATTCTGACAATTTTCTTCTGTGGTATTGTCATGTCACATTACACATGGCACAACGTAACTGAAAGCTCTCGTGTAACAACCAA GCACGCATTTGCCACACTATCTTTCATAGCAGAAACTTTTATATTCATTTACGTGGGAATGGATGCATTGGACATCACAAAGTGGAAAGAAAGCAATGCGAG TGCAGGAACTTCAATTATTGTTAGTTTGGCTTTGTTTGCACTCGTATTGGTAGGAAGAGCTGCCTTTGTTTATCCTATTTCTTGCATTCTAAATTGCACTAAACAAGGCAGTGAAGAGATTGAGATAAAGAAGCAG TTCATTATATGGTGGGCAGGGCTAATAAGAGGTGCAGTCACTATTGCTTTAGCCTACAACCAG TTCTCATCGTCTGGGACAAAATCAGCAAATGTGGACTCTATGATGATTACTTGCATCATCATTGTTGTACTATTTAGCACAGTG GTTTTTGGTTCCGTGACAAAGCCTCTGATTCAAGCAGTGCTACTAAACAATGCAAACCCATTGACTTCTAGGGAAAATGATTTTGTAAGTTTAGAAGACCTGAGACTCTTGTCTCTGGAAAATGGAGGGCCAGTAGATAATGGCAACAACCAATCAGCCCCAAGACGAAGTAAACTCCAATTGTTCATCAGACATCCAACATCAACTGTTCATCACCTTTGGAGGAAATTTGATGATAAATTCATGAGACCAGTTTTCGGTGGACGAGGCTTTGTTCCTTTTGTTCCTGGTTCACCAAGAAGTACAGCAGGAGAAACCTCCGATTTAAACAACTCAAACTGA